The genomic region GTTGTCAGCATCGTTTCGGTGCTTGACCATCCACTCACCCGGATGGGCGCAACGGCAGAGCGTGCGGTGCTGCGCGCCTTGGAGGCCGGCTGCGCGGCGCCCGTCGGCGTGAGCACAATTCCAGACCAGGAGAAACCGGCTGGAGCCTTTGACGTAGTTGCAACCGTCTACGCGCTCGACGGGAGCTCTGCGCTCTCGGTGAGTGGTCAGCTGCCATCCGCAGCGGATGCCGCACCCGGCGAAGGACTGGTTGAGGCGGTCAGCGCCGCGGAACGACTTGGCTCCGACCTCGCCGCGAAGCTGCTCGGGCTTGGCGCTGCCGAGCTTGCGCCGCTCGGACCAAACCGTGGCTGAGTATCAGCCAGAGGGACCGGTTGTGCTGGTCCCGCGAGGAGGCGAGTGGGGCGAAGCTGCTGCCACGCTCATCCGAGAGCACGGATTTACCCCACTGATCGCGCCCCTCATCGAGACCGTTCCCTCGCCTCGGAAAGACGAACTTGAACGGGCGGTCGGAGACCTCCGTGCTGGCCGCTTCGATTGGATTGTCTTTGCGAGTGCCAGTGCGGTGCCCGCCCTTGCTGGGCTCGCCGGAGCACTCCCATCGTGCGTCCGGGTTGCGGCGGTTGGCTCCGCAACCGAGGCGGAACTGCTGAAGGCAGGCTTTCGAGTTGATCTTGTGCCGCCCGCAACCAGTTCGGCGGCTGACCTCCTCTCTTCCTGGCCTGAGGAGCGAGGCAACACCGCCCTTGTGACCGGCTCTCAGCTATCCCCTCCAACGCTCGCGAACGGGCTCAAGGAGCTCGGGCTCGATGTGACACGGGTTGAGGCGTATCAGACGCTCCCCGTCGAAGCCGCTGCGGTGGTTCGAGAGGGGATGCGCGCCGGCGGCATCGCTGCCGTCTTCGTCACAAGTGCCAGCGTCGCAACTCAGGTGGCAAAGCAGTTCTTGGGCATCCCAACGCGCACCACGATCATCTGCATTGGTGAATCGTCAACCGTTGCCGCGACGAGGCTCGGCCTATCCGTCGCGGCAACGGCAACAGAACAATCCGTTCGCGGGATGCTCGACGCGCTAGTACATCTGAATGCACATGCTGCTGCGGCGACGGATTATCCACAACCTTCCGACCCAAGCACGCACACAACCCCAACGAATCTAGGCTAGAACCGTGAACAACTCAGCAACCAGCTCCCCCGTCGTCCGCCCGCGGCGCCTCCGCGAGACGGCCGCGCTCCGTCGGGCAACCGCAGAAACCAGACTCCATGCCGCAGACCTTGTGCTGCCAATGTTTGTTCGCGAGGGCCTCAGCGAGCCCGCGCCAATCCTCTCTATGCCGGGTGTTGTGCAGCACAGCACCGATAGCTTTCGTAGGGCTCTCGCCGAGGCAGCAGAGTCAAGCATCGGTGGCGTGATGCTCTTTGGCGTTCCCGAGCACCGAGACGCTCTCGGTTCTGGCGCCACCGATCCACAGGGCGTGCTCAACATGGCCACCGAGATCGCCGCCGCCGAGATCGGCGACAGCCTCGTTGTGCAGACCGACCTGTGCCTCGACGAGTTCACTGACCACGGGCACTGCGGCGTCCTGAACGACCGCGGACAGGTTGACAACGACGCCACCCTCGAACGCTACTGCGAGATGGCGCTCGCCCAGGCAGCTGCTGGGTCACGCATCCTTGGCCTCTCCGGCATGATGGATGGCCAGGTTGCCGCAACCCGCGCCGTTCTTGACGAGCACGGCTACCCAGACGTTGCCCTTCTCGCCTACTCCGCCAAATATGCTTCAGCGCTCTACGGTCCCTTCCGAGAGGCTGTCGACTCGCAGCTTGTTGGCAATCGCCGCAGCTATCAGCTCGACCCTGGCAACCGTCGCGAGGGCCTTCGCGAGGCACTCATCGATGTGAGCGAAGCTGCCGACATCGTCATGGTCAAACCAGCGCTGAGCTATCTCGACGTACTCTCAGACGTCGCGGCAGCAAGCCCGGTTCCCGTCTGGGCGTATCAGGTCTCCGGCGAATACGCGATGATCGAGGCGGCAGCCGCCAACGGCTGGATCGACCGAGACAGGGCAATTCTTGAGTCGATCACAAGCATCACTCGGGCAGGGGCCGACACCACACTCACCTACTGGGCGATCGAACTCGCCGCATGGATTCACGAAGGACGCACCGCATGATCACCAACGACCAGCTCTTCGAGGCAAGCAGCCTCAGCCTTCCCGGCGGCGTAAACTCCCCCGTGCGCGCCTTCGGTTCTGTTGGCGGCTCGCCCCGTTTTATCCGGTCAGCATCTGGCGCAACCGTCACCGATGTTGAAGGCACCACCTATGTTGACCTCGTGGCCTCATGGGGGCCAGCGCTGCTTGGGCACGCGCATCCGGTTGTTGTTGAGGCTGTGCAGCAGGCCGCGGCAAGAGGGCTTTCCTTCGGTGCCCCGACCGCAGGCGAGACAGAGCTCGCTCAGCTCGTGATTGATCGGGTCGAGAGCAACGGCATCCGCCCCCTCGAGCGCGTACGGCTCGTCTCAACAGGCACCGAAGCCACCATGACGGCTATCCGGCTTGCGCGTGGCTACACCGGTCGCGATCTCTTGGTGAAGTTCGCCGGCCACTACCACGGCCACTCAGATGGGTTGCTTGCCGCGGCAGGTTCCGGCCTGGCAACTCTGGCGCTTCCTGGTTCGGCCGGGGTTACCGAGGCAACTGCGTCACAGACAATTGTGCTTCCATACAATGACCGCGCCGCTATCACCGAGGTATTTGCCCAGTTTGGCGACCGCATCGCCGCCATCATTACCGAGGCAGCTGCGGCCAACATGGGCGTGCTCCCTCCCGAGCCTGGCTTCAACGCGTTTCTTGCCACAACCGCCCACTCGCACGGCGCGCTCCTCATCCTCGACGAGGTTCTGACCGGGTTCCGGGTTGGGCCGGCCGGATGGTGGGGGCTCGAAAACTCAACGTCCAGTGCCCAAGAACACCGCTACTTGCCAGACCTCATCACATTTGGAAAGGTCATTGGCGGGGGCATGCCTCTCGCTGCACTCGGCGGTCGCGCAGCAGTCATGAACTCGCTTGCCCCGCTCGGCCCCGTCTACCAAGCCGGCACCCTGTCCGGCAATCCGCTAGCCGTCGCTGCCGGGCTCGCAACTCTCCGACTCGCCGATGCCGAGGTGTACCGCCGTGTTGATGCGGCGGCAGCGGCCGTCTCCAACGCCACAAGCGCAGCCTTCGATGCGGCCGGCGTCGCCCACCGGGTGCAGCGCGCAGGCAGCCTGTTCAGTTTTGTCTTTGGTGAGCAGTTCGTGACGGCCGCGCCCAAGACCTACGATGACGTGCAAGGCCAAGAGACCTGGCGATATCCAGCGTTCTTCCATGCCATGCAAGATGGTGGTGTCGCACTTCCGCCGAGTGTCTTCGAGGCGTGGTTCCTCACGGCTGCCCACGACGAGGCAGCGCTGGGCACCATTTATGAAGCGCTTCCAGCGGCAGCACAGGCCGCCGCACTGGCAACTCCCTAACCTACGGCACGGGGAACTTGCTTCAGGCAGCAGCGGGCCCGCGTGTGGGCTGACTCCTCGTGAGCGGCCCACATCGTACTGTCTCGTATACGAGATCAACCGATTTGATCCCCCTGCGCGCATACCCCGTGCCGTAGGCTAAGAGGGTGACTGAATTCGCTCGATTGTCCCAGAAAATCGCCAATATCGCCGAGTCTGCCACCCTCAAGGTAGACGCAAAGGCAAAAGCCCTGAAGGCGCAGGGCCGTCCCATTATTAGCTACGCGGCAGGCGAACCAGATTTTGCGACGCCTGAGCACATCGTCGAGGCGGCATCCGCGGCCATCCTCGATCCAAAGAACTACCGCTACACGCCTGCTGCAGGGCTCCCCGAGCTCAAGGACGCGATTGCGGAGAAGACCGCACGAGACAGCGGACTCGTCGTTCCGTCCTCAAGCGTCATCGTCACCAACGGCGGCAAGCAGGCCGTCTACCAGGCGTTCCAGACGCTGCTCGATCCCGGAGACGAAGTCCTCGTTCCGACGCCATACTGGACCACCTACCCAGAGGTCATCAAGCTCGCCGGAGGCAAGCAGGTTGACGTCTTTGCCGGGGCAGACCAGGGCTATCTTGTCACCGTCGAACAGCTCGAGGCTGCCCGAACTGACCGCACCAAGGTGCTGCTCTTTGTATCGCCCTCTAACCCGACCGGCGCCGTCTACTCGCCTGAGCAGACGCGCGCGATTGGCGAATGGGCAGAGTCGCACGGCCTCTGGGTCATCAGCGACGAAATCTACCAAAACCTCGTGTACGGCGGCGTCAAAGCTACCTCAATTGTTGAGGCGGTCCCGGCCCTCGCCGACCGCACCATCCTTGTCAACGGCGTGGCCAAGACCTACGCCATGACCGGCTGGCGCCTCGGCTGGATGGTCGGCCCAGCCGACGTCATCAAAGGTGCCGCGAACCTGCAGTCGCACCTGTCGTCAAACGTCAACAACGTAGCCCAGCGTGCAGCCATCGCGGCGCTCACAGGCGACCAAGCCCCCGTCGAAGCAATGCGACAGGCATTTGATGTCCGCCGCAAAACCATCGTCGCCGAGCTGAACAAGATTCCAGGCATGGACACGCCAACGCCAGAGGGCGCCTTCTACGTGTACCCAGATGTGAGTGGACTGCTCGGCCGCGAATGGGGCGGGGTCACCCCAACCACCTCGCTCGAGCTTGCCGACCTCATCCTTGAGCAGGCAGACGTTGCTGCGGTTCCAGGCGAAGCATTCGGGCCAAGCGGCTACCTTCGGTTCAGCTACGCGCTTGGCGATGCACCGCTTCTCGAAGGCATTCAGCGCCTACAGAAATTGTTTGGCACGAAGTAACCAGCACTCTCAACACCGTCGCGCACGTCACCAGAAATTCTCGGTGGCGTGCGCGACGTCGTTCAGCCGTTGCTTGGCATTTGTCGCCGCCTTCGTCACACGCGAGTCACCAGTTTGTCTCATAACCCGATTCTTCGCCCCAACAACCGCATCATGAGGCAAGCGGGTGCGCAGTGAATTGTTGCAATCGAGGCCACAACGGCCAACTACGGCAACAGGCAGTGACCGCTTAGAACGGAGAAAAACCCCGGCTGCTGGCTACAGTTCAAGCCCGATGAGCACCGGTTCGGGCTGCAACGTCACACCGAACTCAGATTGGACCCGCTGCTGCACAAAGCGTGCGAGCTGCGCGACGTCGTTCGCCGTTGCCCGTCCGCGGTTGGTGATGGCGAGCGTGTGCTTTGACGAGATCGCCGCCTGCGACCCAGGCAGCTGATAGCCCCGTGTGATTCCTGACTGCTCGATGAGCCACGCGGCGCTCAGCTTTTCCATCCGCGGGCCAGCATGCGTGTCCGGCTGGCGGAGGGGCATCCCGCTCGCAAGTTCTTCAAGTGAGGTCACGGCCACAAATTGGTCCTCAGGCTGGACCGGCCAGCGAGGTGCACCGGGAGGGAGGGCACGAGCGAAGCTCTCGGTCACAATAGGGTTGGTAAAAAACGATCCGGCGCTCACGGAGTCTTGGTCAGCGGGGTCAAGAACCATGCCTTTTGAGGCGCGGAGTCGGATGACGGTGCGTCGCAGTTCCTTAATGGCTACCGTCGAACCGATGTCGATGGCAAGCGCGTCGGCAAGCTGGGCGTACCGTACCGGTGAGCTCAGGGGGTTTGCGGTGTCTTCGCCGGCAACGAGGTTGATATCGATCGAGAGCACAACGCCGAGACGCCCCTGTTTAATGACCGAGGTGCGGTAGCCGAGGCCAAGCTCACTCGCTGGGATGCGGCTGACTACCCCGGTTTCGTGATCGAGGAAGGTCACTGAATGCAGCACTTCTGCGACTTCTTGCCCGTAGGCTCCGATGTTCTGGATGGGCGCGGCGCCCGCAGATCCGGGGATACCGGAGAGGGCCTCAATACCGGCCCAGCCGTTGGCAACGGCGTGCTCAACAACGGCATCCCACGAGTGGCCAGCCTGGATGCGAAGCCGCACGGCGAGCGGGTCGGCGTCTGGTCCCAGTTCGAGTCGTTCGATGCCTTCGCTTCGCACGAGAATGACGGTTCCTTCAAACCCTTCTTCGGCGACCACGGTGTTTGAACCGCCGGCCAAGAGCATCCAGTCGTCGCCCTGCTGCCATGCATCTGTTGCGGCAGCGACGAGCTCGTCGCTTGTTGTCGCGACGACGGCACGCTCGACCTGGCCGCCGACCTTCATGGTGGTCAGGTCGCGAAAGAACAGCTCGTCTTCGACCGCGCGGGGGGTTGGATGGCTCATGCCAGTCTCACTCGGACCTGAGCTTTACCAAGCACGGTCGCGCCGTCAAACGTCACGGTGAGGTCAATGCGGGCCTCGCGCGCATCCTCGTCGAGGGCACCAACCTTGGCTGCAATCGAAACGTCGGCTCCGCTCACAGGATCAACAACAACGGGTCGGGTGAATTTGACCTGGTAGTCGCTGACCGCCGCCGGGTCACCGGCCCAGTCTGATACGGGCTGAACAGCAAGGCCCATTGTGAGCATGCCGTGCGCGATGACGCCTGGCAGGCCAACCTCGGCCGCAATGTCGTCGCGGTAGTGGATGGGGTTGAAGTCGCCTGATGCGCCGGCATAGCGCACGAGCGAGTCACGCGTCAGGGTCACCGCGCGCTCGGCGACGATATCGCCAACGGTCACGGAATCAAACGCTACCGAGGATCGGGTTTGGGCAGTCATACTTACTCGTCTCCTCGAACAACCAGGGTTGAAATTGCGGTCACCACGTGCAGATCGTCGGCGTCGACAATCTGGGTTTCGCTGGTCACCATCGAGTGGGCGCCGAGGGTCTTCACCGATGTGACGGTCAGCGTTGCACGCAGTTCGTCACCGGCAATAACCGAGCGGGTGTAGGTGAACTGCTGGTTGCCGTGCACCACGCGCGTAAAATCGATGCCTGCCGAAGGATCGGCGAGCAACTGCTGCAGCGTGAGCTCTTGGATGACAACGGGAAACGTTGGTGGGGCCACGAGGTCTGCATGCCCGGCCGCGCGCGCCGCCTCAACGTTGTCGCTCAGTGGATTGGTGGAGAAAACGGCACGGGCAAATTCCCGAACTTTCTCTCGACCAACCGCATAGGGCGCGGTCTGCGGATAACTCTTGCCTTGGATCTCGGTGTTAATCGACACGGGTCAACTCTACCGGCATCCGATGGAGCATTTGCCGAGGTTGGCCGCGTTGAGGACCTAACTCGGGCGGCACCACTTAAGATTCCGTCGGCTCTTTTGGTGCCCGCAGCTGCTGCACAATCATGCGGATCACGATCACAACGATGAAGGCAGCAAACAGCCAGTTGCTTGCGGCCGGGGTCAGGAGCTTGGCGACGATCGCCCCAACCCAGGTAACCGTGCAGGCGGCAATGCCAACAACGATCGCGGCACGGAGGTCAACGTTTCCGCGCTTGAGGTTACCAAGCGTCCCGGAGACGGCACCCGGGATCATCATGAGCAGCGAGGTGCCCTTTGCGACGAGGTCGCTCGAACCAAAGAAGACGATCAGCACGGGCACCACAACGATGCCGCCCCCGACTCCAAGTAGGCCCGACAGGATTCCGGTGAGGATGCCAACAAGGACAAGCCCGCCGATGCTCCACGCATTAATATCCATGACCCCGTCGCGTGACGGAACCGAGAGGAACAGCTGCACGATCACAACGACCATGAATGCGATAAACACCCACTGCAGCACGCTCTGCTTGATGATGGCGAGCAAGTGGCTGCCGATCTGCGCACCGACAACCATGCCAGCAGCCAGCAGGAGGGCCGCAACCCAGTTGACCGTTCCGTTGACCGCGTAACTGATAACGCCTACTGCCGCGGTTGGCACGATTGCGGCCAGCGAGGTACCAGCGGCCCTCCGCTGGTCAAAGCCCACCAACAACACGAGGGCCGGAACGATAACGATTCCCCCGCCAACACCAAACAGGCCGGACAGGAAGCCGCCAACAAGCCCAACGGCGATGAGTTTGAGGTACCAGGCGGATGAGCGGGTTTCTGCAGCGGCTGAGGTCACCGTTCGATCCTAGCCCGCCGCCTCAACCGCATACCGGACGAGCTTTGCGTCGGTTGCGTCGTGCCCGACGCCACCACCGCCAGGGCCGCTTGGGTCGGTCGCACCAACCGTATGCCTTGCTGAGAGGTGAACGGCATCCACTCCCGCGCTGAAGAGGGCAGGGATGGCTTCAACCGTCACGCCCCCGCCGGCCATGATCTGGATACGCCCCGCCGCACGGTGAACCATCTCTTGCAGGACGGGGATGCCGTCTCGACTCCTGGCGGCTTGCCCTGACGAGAGGATGCGAGTGACGCCGAGGTCCGCGAGCGTGTCGATCTCGTCGATAGGGTTTGCGCTTGCATCGATGGCCCGATGAAACGTGACCTCAAGGCCTTGGGCTGCCGCAACAAACTGTTCGGTCGCGACGCGGTCAACTTCACCGTTTGGACTCAGCGCGCCAACCACAACGCCGTTTGCACCTGCCATGATCGCAGCCCTGATATCGCGCACCTGGGTGCGGATCTCGTCGGCGTCGTACACAAAACCGCCAGGACGCGGGCGCACAAGGACATGAACAAAATTGCGGGCATCCGCTTCGCGAGCGGCCTCGACGATTGCCTCAATCGTTCCGATTGAGGGGGTGAGTCCGCCCGTGATGAGGGCGCTGCAGACTTCGACTCGCTGCGCCCCAGCCTCAAGCGTTGCGCGCGCACCCGCAACATCCTGGACCGCAATTTCAATCGTGTGACTCATCGTTGTGCCCCCGTTATCTGGCGTGTTCTGCCGTGTGTTGCTCAGTCTAGAACGGCAGAACGGATCATCACGGTTTGAGCCCCAGCATGTTCGCTCGAGGCCAAGCAGAAAGGCCATTCATCCGCAGAGAACACACGGCGCCGTGGTGTAAT from Lysinibacter cavernae harbors:
- a CDS encoding uroporphyrinogen-III synthase, with protein sequence MAEYQPEGPVVLVPRGGEWGEAAATLIREHGFTPLIAPLIETVPSPRKDELERAVGDLRAGRFDWIVFASASAVPALAGLAGALPSCVRVAAVGSATEAELLKAGFRVDLVPPATSSAADLLSSWPEERGNTALVTGSQLSPPTLANGLKELGLDVTRVEAYQTLPVEAAAVVREGMRAGGIAAVFVTSASVATQVAKQFLGIPTRTTIICIGESSTVAATRLGLSVAATATEQSVRGMLDALVHLNAHAAAATDYPQPSDPSTHTTPTNLG
- the hemB gene encoding porphobilinogen synthase; this translates as MNNSATSSPVVRPRRLRETAALRRATAETRLHAADLVLPMFVREGLSEPAPILSMPGVVQHSTDSFRRALAEAAESSIGGVMLFGVPEHRDALGSGATDPQGVLNMATEIAAAEIGDSLVVQTDLCLDEFTDHGHCGVLNDRGQVDNDATLERYCEMALAQAAAGSRILGLSGMMDGQVAATRAVLDEHGYPDVALLAYSAKYASALYGPFREAVDSQLVGNRRSYQLDPGNRREGLREALIDVSEAADIVMVKPALSYLDVLSDVAAASPVPVWAYQVSGEYAMIEAAAANGWIDRDRAILESITSITRAGADTTLTYWAIELAAWIHEGRTA
- the hemL gene encoding glutamate-1-semialdehyde 2,1-aminomutase, giving the protein MITNDQLFEASSLSLPGGVNSPVRAFGSVGGSPRFIRSASGATVTDVEGTTYVDLVASWGPALLGHAHPVVVEAVQQAAARGLSFGAPTAGETELAQLVIDRVESNGIRPLERVRLVSTGTEATMTAIRLARGYTGRDLLVKFAGHYHGHSDGLLAAAGSGLATLALPGSAGVTEATASQTIVLPYNDRAAITEVFAQFGDRIAAIITEAAAANMGVLPPEPGFNAFLATTAHSHGALLILDEVLTGFRVGPAGWWGLENSTSSAQEHRYLPDLITFGKVIGGGMPLAALGGRAAVMNSLAPLGPVYQAGTLSGNPLAVAAGLATLRLADAEVYRRVDAAAAAVSNATSAAFDAAGVAHRVQRAGSLFSFVFGEQFVTAAPKTYDDVQGQETWRYPAFFHAMQDGGVALPPSVFEAWFLTAAHDEAALGTIYEALPAAAQAAALATP
- a CDS encoding aminotransferase class I/II-fold pyridoxal phosphate-dependent enzyme; this translates as MTEFARLSQKIANIAESATLKVDAKAKALKAQGRPIISYAAGEPDFATPEHIVEAASAAILDPKNYRYTPAAGLPELKDAIAEKTARDSGLVVPSSSVIVTNGGKQAVYQAFQTLLDPGDEVLVPTPYWTTYPEVIKLAGGKQVDVFAGADQGYLVTVEQLEAARTDRTKVLLFVSPSNPTGAVYSPEQTRAIGEWAESHGLWVISDEIYQNLVYGGVKATSIVEAVPALADRTILVNGVAKTYAMTGWRLGWMVGPADVIKGAANLQSHLSSNVNNVAQRAAIAALTGDQAPVEAMRQAFDVRRKTIVAELNKIPGMDTPTPEGAFYVYPDVSGLLGREWGGVTPTTSLELADLILEQADVAAVPGEAFGPSGYLRFSYALGDAPLLEGIQRLQKLFGTK
- a CDS encoding UDP-N-acetylmuramate dehydrogenase, which produces MSHPTPRAVEDELFFRDLTTMKVGGQVERAVVATTSDELVAAATDAWQQGDDWMLLAGGSNTVVAEEGFEGTVILVRSEGIERLELGPDADPLAVRLRIQAGHSWDAVVEHAVANGWAGIEALSGIPGSAGAAPIQNIGAYGQEVAEVLHSVTFLDHETGVVSRIPASELGLGYRTSVIKQGRLGVVLSIDINLVAGEDTANPLSSPVRYAQLADALAIDIGSTVAIKELRRTVIRLRASKGMVLDPADQDSVSAGSFFTNPIVTESFARALPPGAPRWPVQPEDQFVAVTSLEELASGMPLRQPDTHAGPRMEKLSAAWLIEQSGITRGYQLPGSQAAISSKHTLAITNRGRATANDVAQLARFVQQRVQSEFGVTLQPEPVLIGLEL
- a CDS encoding MaoC family dehydratase; protein product: MTAQTRSSVAFDSVTVGDIVAERAVTLTRDSLVRYAGASGDFNPIHYRDDIAAEVGLPGVIAHGMLTMGLAVQPVSDWAGDPAAVSDYQVKFTRPVVVDPVSGADVSIAAKVGALDEDAREARIDLTVTFDGATVLGKAQVRVRLA
- a CDS encoding FAS1-like dehydratase domain-containing protein — its product is MNTEIQGKSYPQTAPYAVGREKVREFARAVFSTNPLSDNVEAARAAGHADLVAPPTFPVVIQELTLQQLLADPSAGIDFTRVVHGNQQFTYTRSVIAGDELRATLTVTSVKTLGAHSMVTSETQIVDADDLHVVTAISTLVVRGDE
- a CDS encoding TSUP family transporter, which gives rise to MTSAAAETRSSAWYLKLIAVGLVGGFLSGLFGVGGGIVIVPALVLLVGFDQRRAAGTSLAAIVPTAAVGVISYAVNGTVNWVAALLLAAGMVVGAQIGSHLLAIIKQSVLQWVFIAFMVVVIVQLFLSVPSRDGVMDINAWSIGGLVLVGILTGILSGLLGVGGGIVVVPVLIVFFGSSDLVAKGTSLLMMIPGAVSGTLGNLKRGNVDLRAAIVVGIAACTVTWVGAIVAKLLTPAASNWLFAAFIVVIVIRMIVQQLRAPKEPTES
- a CDS encoding copper homeostasis protein CutC, which produces MSHTIEIAVQDVAGARATLEAGAQRVEVCSALITGGLTPSIGTIEAIVEAAREADARNFVHVLVRPRPGGFVYDADEIRTQVRDIRAAIMAGANGVVVGALSPNGEVDRVATEQFVAAAQGLEVTFHRAIDASANPIDEIDTLADLGVTRILSSGQAARSRDGIPVLQEMVHRAAGRIQIMAGGGVTVEAIPALFSAGVDAVHLSARHTVGATDPSGPGGGGVGHDATDAKLVRYAVEAAG